One Channa argus isolate prfri chromosome 15, Channa argus male v1.0, whole genome shotgun sequence DNA segment encodes these proteins:
- the LOC137099801 gene encoding DELTA-sagatoxin-Srs1a-like: MPLPVSEVVDVATGLGTTIASLAPTHRQCTIEIENKSDHMLMSPRIYTVSGSSEKSLPPTISVSSSGSALFAKTPHTACGSVGVFTYDLYQNSTKQNRGKMAVMFSNPYDFNMHSNWFAVGVFDMNKQCDCNLYNEMYYNEEKGFVRGEAKFGSLTYTSHGVTIRATMSDSYQPVINLQLSDN, encoded by the exons ATGCCTTTGCCTGTTAGTGAAGTTGTTGATGTGGCAACAGGACTTGGGACTACTATTGCCTCATTAGCTCCAACACATCGCCAGTGCACCATCGAGATTGAGAATAAGTCTGACCACATGCTGATGAGCCCCAG GATCTACACTGTCAGCGGCTCCAGTGAGAAGTCTTTGCCGCCTACTATTAGTGTTTCCAGCTCTGGAAGCGCTCTGTTCGCCAAAACTCCTCACACAGCCTGTGGATCTGTTGGAGTCTTCACCTATGATCTCTACCAGAACTCCACTAAACAGAACAGGGGGAAAATGGCCGTCATGTTCTCTAATCCCTATGACTTTAACATGCACTCTAACTGGTTTGCAGTGGGAGTGTTTGACATGAACAAACAGTGTGATTGTAATCTTTATAATGAGATGTATTACAATGAAGAAAAAGGGTTTGTTAGAGGTGAAGCTAAATTTGGCAGCCTGACTTATACAAGCCACGGTGTCACCATCAGAGCCACCATGTCAGACAGTTACCAACCTGTCATCAACCTTCAGCTGTCTGATAACTGA
- the LOC137099796 gene encoding DELTA-sagatoxin-Srs1a-like → MSEVTDIIDWISNCCACMSEAAADIDIDADDILSAVGERAGTSVNTTHRQCTIKIKNNSSDYKLMDPRIYTYSGSCDKTLPATISVSSSGKARFIKTPNTASGSVGVFTYDLYQNSTKQYMGKMAVMFSNPFDFNLYSNWFAVGVFDMNKQCDYDLYNEMYYNEVNGFVRSEARGGSLVYTSEGVTIRATMSDSYQPVIDVQLSDD, encoded by the exons ATGTCTGAGGTCACGGATATTATTGATTGGATAAGTAATTGCTGTGCTTGCATGTCAGAAGCTGCTGCGGACATTGATATAGATGCAG ATGATATTCTTTCTGCTGTTGGAGAAAGAGCTGGGACCTCGGTGAATACCACACATCGCCAGTGCACCATCAAGATTAAAAATAACTCCTCTGACTACAAGCTGATGGACCCCAG GATCTACACTTACAGCGGCTCCTGTGACAAAACTTTGCCGGCTACTATTAGTGTTTCCAGCTCTGGCAAAGCTCGGTTCATCAAAACTCCTAACACAGCCAGTGGATCTGTTGGAGTCTTCACCTATGATCTCTACCAGAACTCCACTAAACAGTACATGGGGAAAATGGCCGTCATGTTCTCTAATCCTTTTGACTTTAACCTGTACTCAAACTGGTTTGCAGTGGGAGTGTTTGACATGAACAAACAGTGTGACTATGATCTTTATAATGAGATGTATTACAATGAAGTAAATGGGTTTGTTAGAAGTGAAGCCAGAGGTGGCAGCCTGGTTTATACAAGTGAGGGAGTCACCATCAGAGCCACCATGTCAGACAGTTACCAACCTGTCATCGACGTTCAGCTGTCTGATGATTGA